In Bradyrhizobium sp. WD16, the genomic stretch AACGATATGGGCCCGATCATCGCCCAGGCGGCGCTCGACCGCATCCGCTCCTACGCCGGCGCGCCGCCACGGTTCGAGCGCGTCTCCGAGCTCGAGGGCTACTTCCGCCAGATCTACAAACCCTACGGCTTCCTCACCGATACCCAGTGGCGGCGCATGACCGAGAGCTCGGTGCGGCGCCTGCCCGACGGCGGCGTCACCACTCATTTCGATCCCATGATCAAGCTGCACTTCGAGACCAACGAGGAGCAGTGGGATAACTGGGACAAGCTGACCTGCGACATGCTCTGCCTGCGCGGCGAGACCTCCGATCTGCTGCTGGTCGAAGACGCCGCCAGGATGGAAGCGCGCAACCCGCGCTGCAAGGTCGTGACCATCGGCGGTTGCGGCCACGCCCCGGCGCTCAACGTGCCCGACCAGATCGAGCTGGTGAGCAACTTCATCAATGCGGGGGTGTGAGGCCGAGGACGATTCCTCCTCTGTCATCGTCAACGACGACAAAAATGGTCCGTGCCGGCACTATTTGGTAGGCGATCATTGCCCGTTTGAAGCGGGCGATGACAACGGAGAGAGCAGCGAAATGCGCGGGTAAGCTGCCTCGCCGCCCCAGCCCCTGCATCAATGCAGGGCACGGTTGCCCGCGCTTGCCCTTTGGCGCCGCAGTGCACATCTGTTCTGCCCATCGTCCTGCAAGCTTATCCAGGGGATCCCCATCCATGAGTGCTGCAACATTGTTCGAGCCCTACAAGCTCGGCCCGATCACCCTCGCCAATCGCCTGGTGATGGCGCCGCTGACGCGCAATCGCGCCGAAGCCGGTTTCGTACCGGGGGCGCTCACGGCCGAATATTATGGCCAGCGCGCCTCGGCCGGCCTCCTGATCACCGAAGCGAGCCAGATCTCCCAGCAGGGCCAGGGCTATCAGGACACCCCCGGAATCTATTCCAGGGAGCAGGTCGCCGGCTGGCGCAAGGTTACCGACGAAGTGCACAAGCGCGGCGGCAAGATCTTCATCCAGCTCTGGCATGTGGGGCGCATCTCGCACACCGACCTGCAGCCGGGCCACGGCGCGCCGGTGGCGCCGTCGGCGATCGCCGCCAGGGGCAAGACCTTCGTCGGCGGACAGTTCGTCGACGTCTCCGCGCCGCGCGCGCTCGAGCTGAGTGAAATCCCCGGCATCATCGCCGACTACCGCAAGGCCGCCGCCAATGCCGTCGCCGCCGGCTTCGACGGCGTCGAGATCCACGGCGCCAACGGCTACCTGCTCGATCAGTTCGCCAAGGACGGTACCAACAAGCGCACCGACGCCTATGGCGGGTCGATCGAGAATCGCGCCCGGCTGATGCTCGAGGTGGCGAAGGCGGTGGTCGAGGAGATCGGCGCCGAGCGCACCGGCATCCGCATCTCGCCGGTGACCCCGGCCAACGACATTTCCGATTCCAATCCGCAGCCGCTGTTCGACACCATCGTCGACGGCCTCGCCAAGCTCAAGCTCGTCTATCTCCACGTCGTCGAGGGCGCGACCGGCGGGCCGCGCGACAATGCGCCGTTCGACTATGCCTCGCTGCGCAAGCGCTTCGCCGGCGCCTACATCGCCAACAACGGCTACACGCTGGCGCTGGCGAACGAGGTGCTGGCGGCCGGACAGGCCGACCTGATCGCCTTCGGCAAGGCGTTCATCGCCAATCCCGACCTCGTCGAACGCTTCAGGAAGGGCGCGCCGCTCAACGAGCCCGACCGCGCCACCTTCTACGGCGGCGGCGCCAAGGGCTATACCGATTATCCGACGCTGCAGGCGGCGGAGTAAGCCGGGCTGGAGCAAGCGCCCCGCCGCACATCGTGCTGTCGTCCTCCGCGAAAGCGGAGGGCGGTGAAGGCGAGCGATGACAGCCGGGAGCGAGGCGGCGCCGCACTCCACCGCCGCTAAAAATGAAAAGGCCGGGATCGCTCCCGGCCTTTCGCGTTGAGATCCGATCGAAGGATCGCGTGCCTTACTTGGCCGAGGCCTGGCGCTTCGGCGGGGTGGCCGGCCACGACTTGATCAGGGTGTCGTAGTCGATGGTCTCGCCCTTCGGCTTCTCGTTCGCCAGCTTGCGCTGGGGCGCGATGTTGCCGTCCTTTTCAGACTTGGCGTACCAGTATTCCGCCGTCTGCTTCGGATTGAGCTTCGGACCGCATTCGCCCTGCACCTTGGACTTCTCCAGGCGCTCCATGACGGAATCCTGGGCCGCGGCCAGGGAGTCCATCGCCTGCTGCGCGGTCTTCGCACCGGACGCTGCATCGCCGATGTTCTGCCACCACAGCTGCGCGAGCTTCGGATAATCCGGCACGTTGTTGCCGGTCGGGGTCCACTGCACGCGCGCCGGCGAGCGGTAGAACTCGATCAGGCCGCCGAGCTTCGGGGCGCGTTCGGTGAAGCTCTTGTCCCAGATGTCGGATTCACGAATGAAGGTGAGACCGACATGGCTCTTCTTCAGCGACACCGACTTGGAGACGATGAACTGCAGATAGAGCCAGGCCGCCTTGCGGCGCTCGACCGGAGTCGATTTCAGCAGCGTCAGCGAGCCGACGTCCTGATAACCGAGCTTCATGCCGTCTTTCCAATAGGCGCCGTGGGGCGACGGAGCCATGCGCCACTTCGGCGTGCCGTCCGCGTTCATCACCGGCAGGCCGGGCTTGACCATGTCGGCGGTGAAGGCGGTGTACCAGAAGATCTGCTGGGCGATATTGCCCTGCGACGGAACCGGGCCCGATTCGGAGAAGGTCATGCCCTGAGCCTGCGGCGGGGCATACTTCTTCATCCAGTCGAGATATTTGACGATCGAATAGACCGCCGCCGGACCATTGACGTCGCCGCCGCGTTCGACCGAAGAGCCGACCGGACGGCAGCCTTCCATGCGGATGCCCCATTCGTCGACCGGCAGGCCGTTCGGAAGGCCCTTGTCGCCGTTGCCCGCCATCGACAGCCAGGCGTCGGTGAAGCGCCAGCCGAGCGAGGGGTCCTTCTTGCCATAGTCCATATGGCCATAGACCTTGACGCCGTTGATCTCCTTGACGTCGTTGGTGAAGAAATCGGCTATATCCTCGTAGGCCGACCAGTTCACCGGCACGCCGAGGTCGTAGCCGTATTTGGCCTTGAACTTGGCCTTGATGTCCGGGTTGGTGAACCAGTCGTAGCGGAACCAGTAGAGGTTGGCGAACTGCTGG encodes the following:
- a CDS encoding alpha/beta fold hydrolase — encoded protein: MTTQPASHYITLCGREVHYVEWGRRDQPPLIMWHGVARTGRDFDDLASALADRRHIIVPDTIGRGLSQWSPDPHGEYNTPFYARQAVELLDQLGLETVDWIGTSMGAITGIRAAAGDLHGRVRRMVLNDMGPIIAQAALDRIRSYAGAPPRFERVSELEGYFRQIYKPYGFLTDTQWRRMTESSVRRLPDGGVTTHFDPMIKLHFETNEEQWDNWDKLTCDMLCLRGETSDLLLVEDAARMEARNPRCKVVTIGGCGHAPALNVPDQIELVSNFINAGV
- a CDS encoding alkene reductase, which produces MSAATLFEPYKLGPITLANRLVMAPLTRNRAEAGFVPGALTAEYYGQRASAGLLITEASQISQQGQGYQDTPGIYSREQVAGWRKVTDEVHKRGGKIFIQLWHVGRISHTDLQPGHGAPVAPSAIAARGKTFVGGQFVDVSAPRALELSEIPGIIADYRKAAANAVAAGFDGVEIHGANGYLLDQFAKDGTNKRTDAYGGSIENRARLMLEVAKAVVEEIGAERTGIRISPVTPANDISDSNPQPLFDTIVDGLAKLKLVYLHVVEGATGGPRDNAPFDYASLRKRFAGAYIANNGYTLALANEVLAAGQADLIAFGKAFIANPDLVERFRKGAPLNEPDRATFYGGGAKGYTDYPTLQAAE
- a CDS encoding ABC transporter substrate-binding protein; protein product: MRYTTGKYRLATMTSAAALLAAVALAPAARADDAAAQKWIDSEFQPSTLSKADQLKEMQWFAKAAAPFKGMEINVVSETLTTHEYESKTLAKAFEEITGIKVKHDIIQEGDVVEKIQTQMQSGKNVYDGWINDSDFIGTHFRYGQAVDLTDWMAKEGKDVTDPTLDLDDFIGKSFTTAPNGHLYQLPDQQFANLYWFRYDWFTNPDIKAKFKAKYGYDLGVPVNWSAYEDIADFFTNDVKEINGVKVYGHMDYGKKDPSLGWRFTDAWLSMAGNGDKGLPNGLPVDEWGIRMEGCRPVGSSVERGGDVNGPAAVYSIVKYLDWMKKYAPPQAQGMTFSESGPVPSQGNIAQQIFWYTAFTADMVKPGLPVMNADGTPKWRMAPSPHGAYWKDGMKLGYQDVGSLTLLKSTPVERRKAAWLYLQFIVSKSVSLKKSHVGLTFIRESDIWDKSFTERAPKLGGLIEFYRSPARVQWTPTGNNVPDYPKLAQLWWQNIGDAASGAKTAQQAMDSLAAAQDSVMERLEKSKVQGECGPKLNPKQTAEYWYAKSEKDGNIAPQRKLANEKPKGETIDYDTLIKSWPATPPKRQASAK